In Shewanella sp. VB17, a single genomic region encodes these proteins:
- the ygfZ gene encoding tRNA-modifying protein YgfZ, with product MTQSASLHSLNPNTPHSQLTFANLSHMGLMSVTGEQGRTFMHGQVTTDISSLESHQWGWGAHCDPKGKMLASFRTFVVEDALFMMMPSDTLAVDLPQLAKYAVFSKVDLVDVTTDWIILGVAGEQAPTWIAEHFGEVNHPLTTISGGVLLKDEGRFIIIIKTASYEALTSSITQPIQDQSVWQALEIQAGYPNLAASHQGQFVPQMCNLQAINGISFKKGCYMGQETIARMKYRGGNKRALYILAGTSSQPLLVDSRLELALEDGFKKVGTIIEVVQSSEQVLLTAVLPNDTDNSSVLRVAGDENSTLHIQPLPYSLEDKD from the coding sequence ATGACCCAGTCAGCTTCTCTGCACTCTTTGAATCCCAACACTCCCCACTCTCAGCTTACTTTTGCTAACTTATCTCACATGGGATTAATGAGTGTTACTGGTGAACAAGGCCGCACTTTTATGCATGGCCAGGTTACGACAGATATCAGTTCACTTGAAAGTCATCAGTGGGGCTGGGGCGCACATTGTGATCCTAAAGGTAAGATGTTAGCCAGTTTCAGAACCTTTGTCGTTGAAGACGCGCTCTTTATGATGATGCCATCAGACACCTTAGCGGTAGATCTACCTCAATTGGCTAAATATGCAGTATTCAGTAAAGTTGATCTTGTGGATGTTACCACTGATTGGATTATCTTAGGCGTCGCAGGTGAGCAGGCACCGACTTGGATAGCTGAGCACTTTGGCGAAGTAAACCATCCACTCACGACAATCTCTGGTGGCGTACTGCTTAAAGATGAAGGGCGTTTTATCATCATCATAAAAACGGCTTCATATGAAGCTCTGACAAGTTCAATAACACAACCAATTCAAGATCAAAGTGTTTGGCAAGCACTTGAAATACAAGCGGGATATCCTAACTTAGCCGCATCACACCAAGGGCAATTTGTTCCTCAAATGTGTAACCTACAAGCCATTAATGGTATCAGCTTTAAAAAAGGCTGCTACATGGGCCAAGAAACCATAGCGCGTATGAAGTATCGCGGTGGCAATAAACGTGCACTCTATATTCTTGCAGGCACGAGTTCACAACCTCTGTTAGTAGACAGCCGATTAGAACTCGCTCTTGAAGATGGATTTAAAAAAGTCGGCACGATTATAGAAGTGGTGCAATCGAGTGAGCAGGTTCTATTAACTGCGGTACTGCCTAATGATACCGACAACTCAAGCGTACTTAGAGTCGCAGGTGATGAAAACTCAACCCTGCACATTCAGCCACTGCCTTATTCACTTGAAGATAAAGATTAA